From Nitrobacter sp. NHB1, a single genomic window includes:
- a CDS encoding caspase family protein, with product MKFGQFRVSPRSATLAAVLVGMVSLAIGAHAALNKRSLEVAKALAVADTTGSIAVKSSRVALVIGNAHYPDANRPLKQSISDARALTTILRRDGFDVIMVEDADKDDMRRAVRRLESKIGPDTTALLFFSGFGIQSGRESYMIPVDAQIWKEADVRRDGLSIETVLGAMKERAAKVKLAVIDASRRNPYERRFRSYSHGLAPINAPNNALILSSAMPGQVVDESGGQYSLLVTELLKSLDAPDAKAETVFSKTRVAVSRASKGEQVPTVSSSLAQDVPLRSDAAMASRKAGS from the coding sequence ATGAAGTTCGGGCAGTTTCGCGTTTCGCCCCGGTCGGCCACCTTGGCCGCCGTCCTCGTCGGGATGGTATCGCTGGCGATCGGAGCCCATGCCGCGCTCAACAAGCGCAGCCTGGAGGTCGCGAAGGCCCTCGCTGTCGCCGACACCACCGGCAGCATCGCCGTCAAGTCGTCGCGGGTCGCGCTGGTCATCGGCAACGCGCACTATCCGGATGCGAACCGGCCGTTGAAGCAGTCGATCAGCGATGCCCGGGCGCTGACAACGATTCTGCGGCGCGACGGCTTCGACGTCATCATGGTCGAGGATGCCGACAAGGACGATATGCGCCGCGCGGTCCGCCGTCTGGAATCGAAAATCGGTCCCGATACAACGGCCCTGCTGTTTTTCAGCGGCTTCGGCATTCAGTCCGGCCGCGAGAGCTACATGATCCCGGTCGATGCGCAGATCTGGAAGGAAGCCGACGTCCGGCGCGACGGGCTTTCCATCGAAACCGTTCTCGGCGCGATGAAAGAGCGCGCCGCCAAGGTCAAGCTCGCGGTGATCGATGCATCGCGGCGCAACCCGTATGAGCGGCGCTTCCGCTCGTACTCCCACGGCCTTGCGCCGATCAATGCGCCGAACAACGCGCTGATCCTGTCATCGGCCATGCCGGGACAGGTCGTCGACGAGTCCGGCGGGCAATACAGTCTGCTGGTGACGGAATTGCTCAAGAGCCTCGATGCGCCGGATGCGAAGGCCGAAACCGTGTTCAGCAAGACGCGGGTCGCGGTTTCCCGCGCGAGCAAAGGAGAGCAGGTCCCGACGGTGTCGTCGTCGCTGGCTCAAGACGTGCCGCTCAGGTCCGATGCGGCGATGGCCTCGCGCAAGGCCGGCAGCTAG
- a CDS encoding pyridoxamine 5'-phosphate oxidase family protein: MTAIETIEQLEAIYGQPGEAATIKVAQRITPSYRALIESSPFAILATCGQEGLDCSPRGDLPGFVRVHDDHTLIMPDRRGNNRIDSLRNLIRDPRAALLFLIPGSGTTLRINGRALVSADPDLLASFGVEGKTPRSVVVMTVEEIYFQCARAIIRSHLWDPDRRVDPKSLPTPGQILSEMSKDRVGGEDYDRTWLERARQTMW, translated from the coding sequence GTGACCGCCATCGAGACGATCGAACAGCTCGAGGCTATTTACGGCCAGCCCGGCGAGGCGGCGACCATCAAGGTGGCGCAGCGGATCACGCCGTCCTATCGCGCGCTGATCGAAAGTTCACCCTTCGCGATATTGGCGACCTGCGGCCAGGAAGGGCTCGATTGCTCGCCGCGCGGCGATCTGCCGGGCTTCGTCCGCGTTCACGACGACCACACGCTGATCATGCCGGATCGGCGCGGCAACAACCGCATCGATTCGCTGCGGAATCTCATACGCGATCCCAGAGCGGCGCTGTTGTTTCTGATCCCGGGGTCCGGCACCACCCTGCGCATCAACGGCCGCGCGCTGGTGTCCGCCGATCCCGATCTGCTGGCGTCGTTCGGGGTCGAGGGCAAAACGCCCCGTTCGGTCGTGGTCATGACTGTGGAGGAAATCTACTTTCAGTGCGCGCGCGCCATCATCCGCTCGCACCTCTGGGATCCCGACAGGCGCGTCGATCCCAAGAGCCTGCCGACGCCGGGTCAAATCCTTTCGGAAATGAGCAAAGATCGGGTTGGCGGCGAGGACTATGACAGGACGTGGCTGGAGCGCGCGCGGCAGACGATGTGGTAG
- a CDS encoding MdtA/MuxA family multidrug efflux RND transporter periplasmic adaptor subunit, with protein MNQPIKSLKDAPLTETAEGTKRKSRWRLAWILLLVLAVVAGVALWRQRTPAPQPAGRSAPPMSIVPETVGKGDIGINLNALGTVTSLATVTIRTQISGYLMKVDFKEGQEVRKGDLLAEIDPRPYEAALAQANGNLTRDEALLKGAQVDLTRYRGLAAQNAVPRQTLDTQVALVAQYQGTIEADRAAVKAAQLNLQYCHIVSPLDGRVGLRQVDQGNYVTPGDTNGLVVITQLQPISVLFTLPEDNLQAISKRIQAGATLPATAYDRSGANKIADGVLQTFDSQIDPTTGTIKLRAQFPNDTRALYPNQFVNVRLLVDTHRDVTVMPTAGIQRGVPGTFVYLVNPDSTVSVRKVVLGVTDGERVEVRSGLVPGDRIVVDGADKLRDGAKIAIRTEAGNSSNPASDKSGSKKQPLESGQKQ; from the coding sequence ATGAACCAGCCAATCAAATCTCTCAAAGACGCTCCGCTTACCGAGACCGCAGAGGGGACCAAGCGGAAGTCGCGCTGGCGTCTCGCATGGATCCTGCTGCTGGTTTTGGCGGTTGTCGCCGGCGTTGCGTTGTGGCGCCAGCGCACACCAGCACCGCAACCGGCGGGCAGGAGCGCTCCGCCGATGTCGATCGTCCCGGAGACCGTCGGCAAGGGCGATATCGGCATCAACCTCAACGCGCTCGGCACCGTTACCTCGCTGGCCACGGTCACTATCAGGACCCAGATCAGCGGTTACCTGATGAAGGTCGATTTCAAGGAGGGGCAGGAAGTCAGGAAAGGCGACCTGCTCGCGGAAATCGATCCGCGTCCGTATGAGGCCGCGCTGGCCCAGGCGAACGGAAATTTGACGCGCGACGAAGCGCTCCTGAAAGGCGCCCAGGTCGATCTGACCCGCTACCGGGGCCTGGCGGCGCAGAACGCCGTGCCCCGTCAAACCCTCGATACCCAGGTTGCCCTGGTCGCCCAATACCAGGGTACTATTGAGGCCGACCGTGCAGCGGTGAAGGCAGCTCAGCTCAACCTGCAATATTGCCATATCGTTTCGCCGCTCGATGGCCGGGTCGGATTGCGCCAGGTGGATCAGGGCAACTACGTGACGCCAGGGGATACCAACGGCCTCGTCGTGATCACGCAGTTGCAGCCGATCAGCGTGCTGTTCACGCTGCCGGAAGACAATCTACAAGCCATTTCAAAGCGGATTCAGGCCGGCGCCACGCTGCCCGCGACCGCTTACGACCGTAGCGGCGCCAACAAAATCGCGGATGGCGTGCTGCAAACTTTCGACAGCCAGATCGATCCGACCACCGGAACGATCAAGCTGCGGGCCCAGTTTCCAAACGACACGAGAGCCCTCTACCCAAATCAGTTCGTCAATGTCCGGCTGCTGGTCGATACGCATCGCGACGTCACGGTGATGCCGACGGCCGGTATTCAGCGCGGCGTTCCGGGTACCTTTGTCTATCTTGTCAATCCCGATAGCACCGTATCGGTCCGCAAGGTGGTGCTGGGTGTAACGGACGGCGAGCGTGTGGAAGTCCGCTCGGGACTGGTCCCCGGTGATCGTATCGTCGTCGACGGCGCCGACAAGCTGCGCGACGGCGCCAAGATCGCCATTCGTACGGAAGCCGGTAACAGCAGCAATCCGGCATCAGACAAATCAGGAAGCAAGAAACAGCCTTTGGAGAGCGGGCAGAAGCAATGA
- a CDS encoding efflux RND transporter periplasmic adaptor subunit yields the protein MPTEFPRPRSSARQAIALAVVLGTTVVTHQAFAADEQDTPNGAAVTVLKATRSCFSATVEVTGILIPKNETAVRPERPGLKVAEIMVEPGQSVIAGQVLARLNRPEGGSTQVHSPVAGLVSKSSAEIGAVASGKGEALFNIVTGNEFDLVGQVPTTDLAKLAVDQTAKVKAVGAGDIDGKVRLVAPTIDPDSQLGQVFISVDPSRHLLVNASGRAIVKTGESCGIAVPLTAILYGSAGTVVQVVRHQRVETRRVEVGLLSGGQVEVRKGLSEGDVVVARAGALLREGDPVRPVAAAASAK from the coding sequence ATGCCGACGGAATTCCCGCGCCCGCGCTCCAGTGCAAGGCAGGCGATTGCTCTCGCCGTCGTGCTCGGGACGACCGTCGTCACTCATCAGGCATTCGCGGCCGACGAGCAGGATACCCCGAACGGCGCCGCCGTTACCGTGCTGAAAGCGACGAGGTCCTGCTTCTCCGCCACCGTGGAGGTCACCGGAATCCTGATCCCTAAGAACGAGACGGCCGTGCGCCCCGAGCGGCCGGGCTTGAAGGTCGCCGAGATCATGGTGGAGCCGGGACAGAGCGTCATCGCCGGGCAGGTGCTTGCCCGCCTCAACCGTCCCGAAGGCGGGTCGACCCAGGTTCACTCCCCGGTGGCCGGACTGGTCAGCAAGTCGTCCGCCGAGATCGGGGCGGTCGCCTCGGGCAAGGGCGAGGCACTGTTCAATATCGTCACCGGCAACGAGTTCGATCTGGTCGGTCAGGTGCCGACCACCGATCTGGCGAAACTCGCCGTCGATCAGACTGCCAAGGTCAAGGCCGTCGGCGCCGGCGACATCGACGGCAAGGTCCGGCTCGTCGCACCGACGATCGACCCGGACAGCCAGCTTGGGCAGGTCTTCATATCCGTCGACCCGAGCCGGCATTTGCTCGTCAATGCGTCCGGCCGGGCGATCGTCAAGACCGGCGAGAGCTGCGGCATCGCGGTGCCCCTGACGGCGATCCTGTATGGGAGCGCGGGCACCGTTGTTCAAGTCGTCCGGCACCAGCGGGTCGAAACGCGGCGCGTCGAGGTGGGATTGCTGTCGGGCGGACAGGTCGAGGTCCGCAAGGGATTGTCGGAAGGCGACGTAGTGGTGGCGCGCGCCGGCGCCTTATTGCGCGAAGGCGATCCGGTCAGGCCGGTGGCCGCGGCAGCGAGCGCGAAGTAA
- a CDS encoding AsmA family protein — protein sequence MRALKIAGAVAICLIALGIVLLVTGIPSSFIASLARDRIERETGYRIAINGKATIDVWPSFSLVLHNVTLESPGNAATDVQLAVGDVRAALEFPSLLSGTPKISELTIDHPTLRLPLLRERTNIPSRPASSDDTAEDDTAFPIDRVTVSNGTIVFFDPQTGSENRVGDVNASAILSADRTINIAGDAHPGHHSLKFTIKATPPAGPLGRRNIPTELTLDVPGLLMRELTARAEVRINGRTLLINGLSGSLDDGKFSGWASVDLASKPLVKVDLDFQRLDVGAAPRQPTPVPQSGAQPWSNAPFDISGLNYVDATVRISAAELNIGEGRFAPAAGNATIASGVLKTSLSNLGAYDGQVNGILSIDASTNNPSYALRANVTGVRALPLLSSLADFSTVDGRMRATADVRGTGDNLRAIMASLTGTASIDVRDGAIRNLNIAKMIRALTSGTLSGWQERPDQTTDLSQLSATATIAKGQAATTDLFLAGPLVRMTGAGTVDLASKTLAFRVEPKLVMTAEGQGGRADPIGLGIPVVVQGPWSEPRIYPDVAGILDDPGAAYAKLRELGQGLFGQSGLGRSDKSGPNLGETLDTLIRQGLGAGTGGPPASGRPSQGQPSQDKPSQDKSPPIDDIMKKLFGR from the coding sequence ATGAGAGCATTGAAAATCGCAGGCGCCGTCGCAATCTGCCTGATCGCGCTCGGGATCGTGCTGCTCGTGACCGGTATCCCCTCCAGTTTCATCGCCTCGCTCGCGCGGGACCGGATCGAACGCGAGACCGGTTACCGGATCGCGATCAACGGCAAGGCCACGATCGATGTATGGCCGTCGTTCAGCCTCGTGCTGCACAATGTCACGCTCGAAAGTCCCGGGAACGCCGCGACCGATGTGCAGCTTGCCGTGGGGGACGTCCGCGCCGCTCTCGAATTTCCGAGCCTTTTGTCGGGAACTCCGAAAATATCGGAACTGACGATCGACCATCCGACGCTGCGGCTGCCGCTGCTGCGCGAACGCACCAATATCCCGTCTCGGCCGGCCAGCTCGGACGATACGGCGGAAGACGACACGGCATTTCCAATCGACCGGGTGACGGTTTCCAACGGCACGATCGTTTTTTTCGATCCGCAAACCGGCTCGGAAAACCGGGTCGGCGACGTTAACGCGAGCGCGATTCTCAGTGCCGACCGGACAATCAACATCGCTGGCGATGCGCACCCCGGGCATCATTCGCTGAAGTTCACGATCAAGGCGACACCGCCCGCAGGTCCGCTCGGGCGTCGGAATATCCCGACGGAACTGACGCTTGACGTTCCCGGCCTGCTGATGCGCGAATTGACCGCCAGGGCCGAGGTCCGGATCAACGGGCGGACGCTTCTCATCAATGGCCTGTCGGGATCGCTCGACGACGGCAAGTTCAGCGGCTGGGCATCGGTCGATCTGGCGAGCAAGCCGTTGGTGAAGGTCGATCTCGATTTTCAGCGGCTCGATGTTGGCGCGGCGCCGCGCCAGCCGACTCCCGTACCGCAATCGGGTGCGCAGCCGTGGAGCAATGCGCCGTTCGATATCAGCGGGCTGAACTACGTCGATGCGACGGTGAGGATTTCCGCGGCCGAACTGAATATCGGGGAAGGGCGCTTTGCGCCGGCCGCGGGCAACGCCACCATCGCCAGCGGCGTGCTGAAGACCTCATTGTCGAACCTTGGCGCATATGACGGGCAAGTCAATGGTATCCTGTCGATCGATGCGTCCACAAACAATCCGTCCTACGCGCTCCGGGCCAACGTGACCGGCGTTCGCGCGCTGCCGCTGCTGTCGAGCCTTGCGGATTTCTCCACTGTCGATGGCAGGATGCGGGCGACGGCCGACGTGCGGGGCACCGGCGACAATTTGCGTGCGATCATGGCGAGCCTGACTGGAACAGCTTCGATCGACGTCCGCGACGGTGCGATCCGCAATCTCAACATCGCCAAAATGATCCGCGCGTTGACGTCGGGCACCCTGTCGGGATGGCAGGAGCGCCCGGACCAGACCACCGACCTGTCGCAACTCAGCGCGACCGCAACCATCGCGAAAGGACAGGCCGCCACCACCGACCTGTTTCTGGCCGGGCCGCTGGTGCGGATGACCGGCGCCGGCACTGTCGATCTCGCCTCGAAGACGCTGGCTTTCCGGGTCGAGCCGAAACTCGTCATGACCGCGGAGGGTCAAGGAGGGCGCGCCGATCCAATTGGTCTCGGCATTCCGGTCGTCGTGCAGGGGCCGTGGAGCGAGCCGCGCATCTATCCGGATGTGGCGGGTATTCTGGACGATCCCGGCGCGGCCTATGCGAAGCTCCGGGAATTGGGACAGGGCCTGTTCGGCCAGAGCGGACTTGGAAGGTCTGACAAATCCGGCCCCAATCTCGGAGAGACTCTTGATACCTTGATCCGGCAGGGTCTCGGCGCCGGCACGGGCGGACCGCCCGCTTCCGGCCGGCCATCCCAGGGTCAACCGTCCCAAGACAAGCCGTCCCAGGACAAGTCCCCGCCCATCGACGACATCATGAAGAAGCTGTTCGGCCGCTAG
- a CDS encoding efflux RND transporter permease subunit: protein MALNVSAWSIRHPLPSVLFSIILLALGWVSFTKLAITRLPSADIPVISVAVSQFGAAPAELEAQVTKTIEDGVSGVEGVRHISSSITDGLSLTTIQFALETNTDRALNDVKDAVTRVRANLPQNVNEPLIQRVDVIGLPIVTYAAISPGKTPEQLSYFVDDVVKRALQGVRGVAQVERIGGVEREILVSLDPDRLRASGLTAVDVSQRLRSINVDVAGGRAEIGRNDQVIRTLAGAKTINELAGTMISLPAGGELRLDDLGTVTDTIAARRTFARFNGEPVVALGIKRSKGASDVVVAKAVQERIDALKEQYPDVDLKLIDTSVAFTKGNYDAAISTLFEGAILAVIVVFLFLRDIRATVIAAISLPLSIFPAFWAMDMLGFSLNLVSFLAITLSTGILVDDAIVEIENIVRHMRMGKSAYRAALEAADEIGLAVIAISLTIIAIFAPASFMSGIAGQFFKQFGITVSVQVFFSLLAARFVTPVLAAYFMKDHPHEAPQPGPVLRAYASLVTWSVRHYIITVLIGFAVFAASIWSIKLLPRGFLPAQDTAHSLLVMELPPGSQLAYTEKVTENIAARLRKRPEVKSVFVDGGRVPPGLQEVRRASLIINYTPKQDRSITQRELELSIGQELKSVPDIRYWFLDENGLRAVSLVVTGPDIGIVGNVASELATQMKRIPLLANITPETSLDRPELRIQPRADLAARLGVSTEQLSQTIRVATIGDVGPALAKFDAGDRQVPIRVQLEDSARADLKMLEQMRVPVGGGRGHVPLSVVADIRLDQGPTSINRYDRQRQATVAADLVGTAALGDATKRINELPVMKTLPKGVTVNPSGDAESLNELSEGFATAITAGLMMVYAVLVLLFGTFLQPITILFSLPLSIGGAIMALLLTGKQLTTPVWIGILMLMGIVTKNAIMLVEFAIESIRAGRAREEAIIDAGMKRARPIVMTTVAMVAGMMPSALAFGAGGEFRSPMALAVIGGLLFSTILSLVFVPAMFLMMDDVGAFIWRYGKRLLTSGTEVADPSAAQHEPPNVRLPGAE from the coding sequence ATGGCCCTCAATGTTTCCGCCTGGTCGATTCGACACCCGCTCCCGTCCGTCCTCTTCTCGATCATTCTGCTGGCGCTGGGCTGGGTCAGCTTCACCAAGCTCGCCATCACGCGGCTGCCGAGCGCGGATATCCCCGTGATCTCGGTGGCGGTCTCGCAGTTCGGCGCCGCGCCGGCGGAACTGGAGGCGCAGGTCACCAAGACCATCGAGGACGGCGTCTCGGGCGTCGAGGGCGTCCGGCATATTTCATCGTCGATCACCGACGGCCTATCGCTGACCACGATCCAGTTCGCGCTGGAGACCAATACCGACCGGGCGCTGAACGACGTCAAGGACGCCGTGACCCGGGTTCGCGCCAATCTCCCGCAGAACGTCAACGAGCCGCTGATCCAGCGCGTCGACGTCATCGGATTGCCGATCGTCACCTATGCCGCGATCTCGCCGGGCAAGACGCCCGAGCAACTGTCGTATTTCGTCGACGACGTGGTCAAGCGGGCGCTGCAGGGGGTGCGCGGCGTCGCCCAGGTCGAACGCATCGGCGGTGTCGAACGCGAAATCCTGGTGTCGCTCGATCCGGACCGCCTGCGCGCGTCGGGTCTGACGGCGGTCGATGTCAGCCAGCGCCTGCGCAGCATCAACGTCGATGTCGCCGGGGGACGGGCGGAAATCGGCCGGAACGATCAGGTCATCCGGACCCTTGCAGGCGCCAAGACCATCAACGAGCTGGCGGGAACGATGATCTCGCTGCCGGCCGGCGGCGAGCTGCGGCTCGACGATCTCGGCACAGTGACCGACACCATCGCGGCCCGCCGGACCTTCGCCCGCTTCAATGGCGAGCCGGTCGTCGCGCTCGGCATCAAGCGCTCCAAGGGAGCGAGCGACGTCGTGGTGGCGAAGGCCGTGCAGGAGCGGATCGACGCGCTGAAAGAGCAATACCCCGACGTCGATCTGAAGCTGATCGACACCTCTGTCGCGTTCACCAAAGGCAACTATGACGCGGCGATCTCGACCCTGTTCGAGGGCGCGATTCTCGCCGTCATCGTCGTCTTCCTGTTTCTTCGCGACATCCGCGCCACCGTCATCGCCGCGATCTCGCTGCCGCTGTCAATTTTTCCTGCCTTCTGGGCGATGGACATGCTCGGCTTCTCGCTGAACCTGGTCAGCTTCCTCGCCATTACATTGTCAACCGGCATTCTCGTCGACGACGCCATCGTCGAGATCGAGAACATCGTGCGCCACATGCGGATGGGCAAATCGGCCTACCGCGCCGCGCTGGAAGCCGCCGACGAAATCGGCCTCGCGGTGATCGCGATCAGCCTCACCATTATTGCGATCTTCGCGCCGGCGAGCTTCATGTCCGGCATCGCCGGGCAGTTCTTCAAGCAGTTCGGCATCACCGTGTCGGTGCAGGTGTTCTTCTCGCTGCTGGCCGCGCGTTTCGTGACGCCGGTGCTCGCCGCTTATTTCATGAAAGATCATCCGCACGAGGCTCCGCAGCCCGGCCCCGTGCTGCGCGCCTATGCCAGCCTCGTGACCTGGTCGGTGCGGCACTACATCATTACGGTTCTGATCGGATTTGCGGTCTTCGCGGCCTCGATCTGGAGCATCAAGCTGCTGCCGCGGGGCTTTTTGCCGGCGCAGGACACCGCACACTCGCTGCTGGTGATGGAGCTGCCGCCGGGATCGCAGCTCGCTTATACCGAGAAGGTGACGGAAAATATCGCGGCGCGGCTGCGCAAGCGGCCGGAGGTGAAAAGCGTATTCGTTGACGGCGGACGCGTGCCGCCCGGACTTCAGGAGGTGCGCCGCGCATCCCTGATCATCAACTATACACCCAAGCAAGACCGCAGCATCACCCAGCGCGAACTCGAACTCTCGATCGGACAGGAACTCAAAAGCGTTCCCGACATCCGTTACTGGTTCCTCGACGAGAACGGCCTGCGCGCGGTCTCGCTCGTGGTGACCGGACCCGACATCGGCATCGTCGGCAATGTCGCAAGCGAGCTAGCGACGCAGATGAAGCGCATTCCGCTGCTCGCCAACATCACGCCCGAGACCTCGCTCGACCGCCCCGAACTGCGGATCCAGCCGCGCGCGGATCTCGCCGCGCGCCTTGGCGTCTCGACCGAGCAGTTGTCGCAAACCATTCGCGTCGCAACGATCGGCGACGTCGGCCCGGCGCTGGCGAAGTTCGATGCCGGCGACCGCCAGGTTCCGATCCGCGTGCAACTCGAAGACAGTGCCCGCGCCGATCTGAAGATGCTGGAGCAGATGCGCGTGCCGGTCGGCGGCGGCCGCGGTCATGTCCCGCTGTCCGTCGTCGCCGATATCAGGCTGGATCAGGGTCCGACCAGCATCAACCGCTACGACCGCCAGCGCCAGGCCACCGTCGCGGCCGACCTCGTCGGCACCGCCGCGCTCGGCGACGCGACCAAGAGGATCAACGAACTGCCCGTGATGAAGACCCTGCCGAAGGGCGTGACGGTCAATCCCTCCGGCGACGCCGAGAGCCTGAACGAGTTGTCGGAAGGATTTGCCACCGCGATCACGGCGGGGCTGATGATGGTTTATGCCGTGCTGGTGCTGCTGTTCGGCACCTTCCTGCAACCGATCACCATTCTGTTCTCGCTGCCGCTGTCGATCGGCGGCGCGATCATGGCCCTGCTGCTCACCGGCAAGCAGCTTACGACGCCGGTCTGGATCGGCATCCTGATGCTGATGGGCATCGTCACCAAGAACGCCATCATGCTGGTGGAGTTCGCCATCGAATCGATTCGCGCCGGCCGCGCGCGGGAAGAGGCGATCATCGATGCCGGCATGAAACGCGCGCGCCCGATCGTGATGACCACCGTTGCGATGGTCGCCGGCATGATGCCGAGCGCGCTGGCGTTTGGCGCCGGCGGTGAATTCCGCTCGCCGATGGCGCTGGCGGTGATCGGCGGTCTGCTGTTTTCGACGATCCTGTCGCTGGTGTTCGTCCCCGCGATGTTCCTGATGATGGACGACGTCGGCGCCTTCATCTGGCGCTACGGCAAGCGGTTGTTGACCTCGGGCACTGAAGTCGCCGATCCGTCCGCGGCCCAACACGAACCGCCGAATGTCCGGTTGCCCGGCGCAGAATAG